In a genomic window of Rhododendron vialii isolate Sample 1 chromosome 12a, ASM3025357v1:
- the LOC131310100 gene encoding cyclin-D1-1 → MSVSYSDCFSDLLCGEDSGSLFGDQLPECSSSDVESQADAEESIAGFIEGERNFVPGIDYVERFQSQPLDASARQESVAWILKVQAYFGFQALTAYLAVNYLDRFLYSRRLPQNSGWPLQLLAVACISLAAKMEELLVPSLLEIQVEGAKYVFEPRTVRRMELVVLSVLDWRLRSVTPFSFISYFAYKLDSTGAYTGFLISRATQIVLSNIQESSFLEYWPSCIAAATILCASHDIPCFSLVNPELAESWCEGLNKEKIFSCYQLMQGIAVVNNNRGRKRPRILPQLRVMTRATIGSGDSSSSSSSSPYKRRKLLNNSLWVDDDKGSSD, encoded by the exons ATGTCAGTCTCCTACTCCGACTGCTTCTCCGACCTGCTCTGCGGCGAGGATTCCGGTAGCCTTTTCGGGGACCAACTCCCGGAATGCTCGTCGTCCGATGTAGAATCCCAGGCCGATGCTGAGGAATCGATCGCCGGATTCATCGAAGGCGAGAGGAACTTCGTGCCGGGAATCGATTACGTCGAGAGGTTTCAGTCTCAGCCGCTAGACGCATCCGCTCGCCAAGAATCCGTCGCATGGATTCTCAAG GTTCAGGCCTACTTTGGATTCCAGGCGTTGACGGCATATCTCGCCGTCAACTACTTAGATCGCTTCCTCTATTCTCGCCGCTTGCCG CAAAACAGTGGGTGGCCATTGCAACTCCTAGCTGTTGCTTGCATATCGCTCGCTGCTAAGATGGAGGAACTCCTGGTTCCTTCTCTTTTGGAGATTCAGGTGGAAGGTGCAAAATACGTATTTGAACCAAGAACAGTCCGGAGGATGGAACTTGTTGTGCTCAGTGTTCTTGATTGGAGGCTTCGGTCCGTTACGCCTTTCAGTTTCATCAGCTACTTCGCCTACAAGCTGGACTCTACCGGAGCTTACACTGGGTTTCTCATTTCAAGGGCAACCCAAATTGTCCTGTCCAATATTCAAG AGTCCAGTTTTCTGGAGTACTGGCCCTCATGCATTGCTGCCGCAACCATTCTCTGCGCATCTCATGATATTCCATGCTTCTCTCTTGTTAATCCTGAACTTGCTGAATCATGGTGTGAAGGACTAAACAAG gAGAAAATATTCAGCTGCTATCAGTTAATGCAAGGAATTGCTGTGGTTAATAATAACAGGGGAAGGAAGCGACCAAGAATCTTGCCACAGCTCCGAGTGATGACTCGGGCCACGATCGGGTCGGGCGACTCGTCCTCCTCGTCTTCATCATCCCCTTACAAAAGGAGGAAATTACTAAATAACAGCTTGTGGGTAGATGATGACAAAGGAAGCTCTGATtaa